The following coding sequences are from one Salvia hispanica cultivar TCC Black 2014 chromosome 3, UniMelb_Shisp_WGS_1.0, whole genome shotgun sequence window:
- the LOC125213906 gene encoding sodium/calcium exchanger NCL2-like, producing the protein MGKMSIISVVALVIVVSMQVGVGDSRLTREMGLGATETCEPTYGFLPCSSNAWGLFFLVIIFEILITLGSQYVGDGSDLFFQTIGPGILGASVFQFLGTIPQIVMVLSTVLSGTKEAAQERAALGMGLVAGSTVLILTFIWGVSIILASYDLSEAPTLDKSGSQKTTPQGYGVVTDVETSYTARIMLIPLLPFLILLLAQAFSSSSVKRVFLLIALIVSVLLLVGFILYQAFQPWIQSRRFEYLMSKYAKDKLLRLLSRNGRPDTRKIQDLFNQIDKDRSTSVSAAELRVLLLGVRLDEDDLSTDRDVENVLESFDTTADGRINQEEFIAGMTKLLDDLAEERRNRIKGSRATNSQVSDPSQQGLLVNSNSSNVSKSQSSQTTWLNYLQALSLVIFGIALMSAFAEPLITSVVGFATAASLPNFSVSYLAIPLATNYRVAVQAFASSGNKSQNSISLTLSTLYSSVYMNNVVSLIVFLAPVYALNLSVDVFAEVLVVITMNTVMTALTGFRTSFPSWLGYVVVMLYPVSLALTYVLTYVLGWP; encoded by the exons ATGGGGAAGATGAGCATAATTAGTGTGGTGGCTCTGGTTATAGTTGTGAGCATGCAGGTGGGTGTTGGTGATAGCCGTTTGACAAGGGAGATGGGTTTGGGTGCAACGGAGACGTGTGAGCCGACGTATGGGTTCTTGCCATGCTCGAGCAATGCGTGGGGGCTGTTCTTCCTGGTCATCATCTTCGAAATCCTGATAACCTTGGGCAGCCAATACGTTGGCGATGGATCGGACCTCTTCTTCCAAACCATCGGACCGGGCATACTTGGCGCCAGTGTGTTTCAGTTTCTTGGCACAATCCCTCAGATTGTCATGGTTCTTT CAACGGTGCTTTCGGGAACAAAAGAGGCTGCTCAAGAAAGGGCCGCTCTTGGGATGGGATTGGTTGCTGGATCAACCGTTTTGATTCTGACTTTCATATGGGGCGTTTCCATTATCCTTGCTAGCTATGATCTCTCAGAAGCTCCCACTCTCGACAAATCGGGAAGCCAGAAAACCACACCACAAG GTTATGGTGTTGTAACAGATGTCGAAACGAGCTACACTGCACGGATAATGCTGATACCCTTGCTTCCATTTCTCATCCTTCTGCTAGCACAGGCTTTCAGTTCATCATCAGTGAAGAGAGTATTTCTTCTCATTGCACTCATTGTCTCAGTTTTGTTGCTTGTCGGCTTCATTTTGTATCAGGCATTCCAGCCTTGGATTCAGTCTCGTAGATTCGAGTACTTGATGAGCAAATATGCAAAGGACAAGCTGCTCAGACTCTTGTCCAGGAACGGCAGGCCTGATACTCGAAAAATACAAGA CCTGTTTAACCAAATCGACAAGGACAGAAGCACGTCTGTATCAGCAGCAGAACTCAGAGTGCTTCTCTTGGGTGTGAGGCTGGATGAAGATGACTTGAGCACAGACAGGGATGTTGAGAATGTGTTGGAGTCTTTTGATACCACCGCAGATGGACGTATCAACCAGGAAGAGTTCATCGCAGGCATGACCAAATTACTCGATGATCTGGCTGAGGAGAGGCGAAACCGCATCAAAGGAAGTAGAGCCACCAATTCTCAG GTAAGTGATCCATCACAACAGGGCTTGTTAGTTAACAGCAACAGCTCGAACGTAAGCAAAAGCCAAAGTTCTCAAACCACTTGGCTGAACTATCTGCAAGCTCTTTCCTTGGTGATTTTTGGGATTGCATTGATGTCTGCTTTCGCAGAGCCACTGATCACCAGTGTCGTGGGTTTCGCCACAGCAGCAAGTCTGCCTAATTTCTCTGTCTCATACTTGGCCATACCCTTAGCTACCAACTACCGAGTTGCAGTTCAAGCATTTGCTTCATCCGGAAACAAGTCACAGAACTCCATTTCTTTGACACTCTCTACA CTTTACAGTAGCGTGTACATGAACAACGTGGTGAGCTTGATTGTGTTCCTTGCACCAGTTTATGCTCTTAATCTGTCCGTGGATGTCTTTGCAGAAGTATTGGTAGTTATCACGATGAACACTGTGATGACGGCTCTGACAGGCTTCCGCACCTCATTCCCTAGCTGGTTGGGTTATGTCGTTGTGATGTTATACCCGGTTTCTCTGGCATTAACCTATGTTCTTACTTATGTTCTAGGATGGCCTTAG